TGGTTTAAATTAGAAAAGCGTTTGCGGAAACAGTTAATGGCAAAGCGACGAGCATTTTGGTTCATCGCACTTCCCATCTCTAACCGCTGTTCGGGAGTTCGCTGTTTTAATAGCCAAAACTGTAATAAATCAACTTCCGGTGTTGTATCTAAAGATTGTGGCTGATACCCCGGCTTTATTGTGAATTTAGGTAAAGCTTGAGTCATGGGATGAACTTAGAATTAAAGAGATAATAGTTTTGTAAAAGCGAAGCCATTAGAAGAGTTTAGTTTTTTTATAAAATAACACCCCTTTCATATATTGTTGGCAAAAAGCCGGCTTGTGAACTTTAGCCAGTTAACTTTGAATAATCTCAACTATTTTAACGATAACCTCGTTCAACTTCTCAGATTTAATTTGGCCGGCTTTGTACAATATAATTCGTCGGTCGGCTGTAAACAAGCGATTTGGTCTAATGTTGCTAGTTTGGTTAAGTCCGCCCTCTTGAAAATCGCTGCTGAGAAGGGTAATAGCATAACGATCGAGGATTTTTTGGCTAGTAATTTGACACAAAATTACATCTTCTCCAGTCAAACTTGCTATAACTAGAGCCGGTCTGCGCTTAGCTTCAGTTAAATCTGAAAATGTCCAAGGGACAACTACCACATTACCTTTTACAAGTTCTTCCATGCTTCATCCTCTTCTGAGCTTAACCAGTCTTTTTGTAAAGAAGATTCACTGAGTAAGGTTGTTTCTACTTTTCCTTCTGGGTATTTTAATTTAAGGAATTGAATAAAATCCCAAACTTCTTCTAAAATAAACTCAGGTATATTTTCCAGTTCCTTTAAAATTAATTGTTTAGCGTCCATATTAGGTGTTTATTCAGAATTACTCATTAGTACATCAGTAACCGATAGAGACTAAATTTGGCCAGCTTGTCGTTTAGCATTACCTCGTTGACGCGCCGCTTCCAAATTACGCTCCTGTTCCGTTTGTAAACGAAGGTTTAATTCATCTAAATCAGCAATTAGAACATCCCAACGTTTGACCACTTCTTGCATTTTGGCAACAGAACGAGCCCTAGTCTCAGCATCAGGAATTCTGGGTTGATTGGTCATGGTAAATTCTCGTTTCTCATCCATTTATATAATACAACACGACTGTCGTACCCTACAATAATAGCATTCTCATAGATGACGACAGATGTATCCCTCAAAGTCTTGAGCATAATACCCGATCCCGATTCCAATCCCTATTTAGCTCCCCCCAATACCATATCCTGTATATTGTCTAACGTTGGGTGGATGGAAAGCCAAAACTATTTTATTTTTGGGAACCCCTGATGCAACAAGTTCATCGGTAATTCCCTGTTCTATTCCGTCTCTATGAATCCAAATTTCATCTTTAATAATTTCCACATGAACGACACAACCATGAACTCTACGCTTACCATCCCAACCAACTACCATAAGCACAAAATTATTGCGTTCTGGATCTATAATCAATTTACTTTCAAGTTCTCCATGACCATAGGGAATGCGATGATGGGCTTCTAAAATTCGTTCAATAGTATTCCGATACTCTTCTACTCTATCCATTGAACAATCTCCTCCCTTTTTGGAGTCAAAGTAATAAAAATACTATAGCGATATTCAAAGATGAGTATGCTCAAGATGAATAGCAACATCTCCACCGGCCACAGAGATGCCATTTTGCCAAAGCTCATACTCACGTCGGTCAACATCTTCATCCCAGACTAACCCATAACCACCATCCTCAATTCTAAAGTTTTTAAAAACCACAGGATTATGGAGTTTAGCAAACAGATGATTATGTAGTAATTTAGAGATATCGTATTGTCTGAATTCATCATTGGTAAATTTTATAACCAAAGTTTGATTATCAATAGCTTCTGCCCAAACAATACGAGGAGGTTTCATAAATAACAAGTCTGGTAAATAAATTTATATCCCCCATAAACTGGGACTGCTATAGGGGAGTAGAGGAATGGAGGCGCTATGGATACTCAGACGTGATTATGTTAAGAAAGACCGGCCCTTTTCAATTTTTCAGCAACTTTTAACTGAGCGAAACGTTTTTCGTATTTTTGGTCTATTTCCAAAGTCAGGTCGCACAATTCTTTAGCCCTCTGTTCGGTTAATTTGGCAAGTTCAAGTAGTTCTGCTAATTCGCGTTGTTCCTGTTCGCTCATGGATGGTTGTGTCATTGTCCGTTCTCCTGGGTGAGTTTCCACATCCCCCGCACTTATTTTAGCTTCCGCTACCTGTTTATTCTTGGCTTGTGGTTAAATAATTACTCTTTTAATTTACCACCGGCCCCCAGGTAAACCCTGCGTAAATC
This genomic window from Ancylothrix sp. D3o contains:
- a CDS encoding XisI protein, with the protein product MDRVEEYRNTIERILEAHHRIPYGHGELESKLIIDPERNNFVLMVVGWDGKRRVHGCVVHVEIIKDEIWIHRDGIEQGITDELVASGVPKNKIVLAFHPPNVRQYTGYGIGGS
- a CDS encoding DUF2442 domain-containing protein, with protein sequence MKPPRIVWAEAIDNQTLVIKFTNDEFRQYDISKLLHNHLFAKLHNPVVFKNFRIEDGGYGLVWDEDVDRREYELWQNGISVAGGDVAIHLEHTHL
- a CDS encoding type II toxin-antitoxin system PemK/MazF family toxin, whose amino-acid sequence is MEELVKGNVVVVPWTFSDLTEAKRRPALVIASLTGEDVILCQITSQKILDRYAITLLSSDFQEGGLNQTSNIRPNRLFTADRRIILYKAGQIKSEKLNEVIVKIVEIIQS